Genomic segment of Umezawaea sp. Da 62-37:
GTCAGCCCGACGACCCGCGCGACGGCGGGCCCGGCGTCGGCGCGGGTCGGGGCCTGCACGCCGAACTGCGCGACGACGACCGCCTCCACGCCTTCCGGCCAGCGGACCTGGTGCGCGGGTCCGCCCCTCGGCTCGTGACCGGCGGGCCTGTGGGTGCTGGGCATGGGGATGTTCCTCCAGGGTGGTGGGGCCCGGACAGCCGCGGTCAGACGTGCCGGGTGTCCACGGACGTGGCGTAGACGCTGCACCGCAGGTACACGCAGAGATCGGCGCGCGGCCTGCCCGCGGTGCGGAACGCGAGCAGCTCCTGCAACCCGACCGAGCCGTCCAGCGAGCGCGGCGCGAGCGCGTCCAGCATGGCCAGGTACGGCTCGGGCGCCACCCCCTCGCCGCGCATCACGTCGGTGATGCGCCTGCTCGACTCGGCGTCGGACGGGCTGTTGCGCGGCAGCCGGAGGTAGACGTTGGCCTCGGCGGCGCCGTGGCCGCCCGCGCGGAAGGACAGGCAGGTCATCGGCGAGTTCTCGACCCTTGTGGTGTCCTCGCCGTACACCGCGCGGAACGCGGTGGTCGCGCGGTCCGGGTCGTGCGCGGCCGCGAACGAGGCCACCCGGTTCAGCTCCACCAGTTCCATCGCGGGGTGGCGGAAGTACACCTTGGCGCGCGCTTCGCGGTCGGGGGCGAGGTCGAGGGCGAAGAACTCCAGCTCGTGGCCGTCGTCGGCGAGCGAGCGGGACTGGAGGGCGACCGGGGCCCAGGCGTGCGCCATGCCGAGCCTGGCCATCGCCTCGCCGACCACCTCGGCCGCGCGGTCGACGCCCTGCGCCTGGGGGTTGAGGTAGACCTTGTAGCGCGGAGCGGTGCCGGGCCGCCAGGCGATGGAGTGCCACACCGTCGGGCGGTAGGGGGCGGGCGCGTCGACGACGAACAGGTCCTCGATGCTCGAGTACCCGTCGATCGAGACCCCCGGCCTTCCCGCGAGCGAACGGGTGAGCGCCTGGCCCGCTGCCTGGCAACTCGCGGGGGTCAACGCCGGACCCAGCGACTCGAAAAGGACCCTGACTTCCGGTTCGCCTCCCCGCCAGCTCACCGAGAACTCCACCGGGAAGCCGTCGCGGGAGACATAAGACGGATAACGACGTTGTGGACCAATAAGGTTCGCCCCCCACCCCGCGGTGGCGAACTCCAGTTCACCGACGGCTTGGGCTGCGATCTCCGGGGGATATCCCAGGCCTGAACAGAGGGCCATCCACGTGTCCACGACGAAGCGGGTGTAGGAGATAGTGGAAACGCTGAACAGCCCATCGCGCTGCGCAGCACCGATGACCGTAGCGCGACTGGACATTTCCGCACCTCCGGGCGTAAGGAATACTCCATACGTCTTATAGAACGCAACGACCGCCAGCTGACTGAGTTATGGGTCACAACGATGTTTCCCCGCACACTCCGTCACCAATTAGGCCGAAAGGGTGACTCTTCTTGTGACCAAGGAGAAGGAAAGTCAATACTCCGAACAGCCTATTGTCGATCACGTATGCGTGATCGGGGCAGGTATCTCCGGACTGGCCGTCGCCCGAACACTTCGCAGACGCAACGTGTCATTCGTGTGCGTCGACCGGACCGGCGGCGTCGGTGGTATTTGGCGACAGCCGAGCACCGGCGAACCGTGGCCCGGATATCGATCGCTGCACCTGAACACGTCGCAGAAGATCACGGCGTTCGCGGACGTCCCGATGCCGACGGACTATCCGCTGCACCCCCGCCACGACCAGATCCGCGACTACCTCGCGAGCTACGCCGAAGCCCACGACCTCATCGGGCACATGGAGTTCGACACGGACGTCGTGAGCGTGGAACGACAGAAAAATTCCACGTGGGAGGTGGTGACGGTCGATCGCGCCACGGGTCTGGAGAAGCGTCGGACGTTCGGACATGTGGTGGTCGCAACAGGCCACCAGTGGGATCCGGTGCGCCCTGGTCCCGACATCCCAGGATTCGATTCATTCCCCGGAGAGCAGCTCCACGCGATCGATTACTCGACCCCCTTCGAGCACCTTGACAAACGGGTCGCCGTAGTGGGCTTCGGAAATTCTGCGGCGGATCTCTCGGTCGAGTTGTCAAGGCTCGCGAAGAAGACGATCCTGTCGTTCCGACGCAGTCTCCACGTGGTCCCGAAGACCCTCATGGGCATTCCGATCGACGAGATCGCCACCAGTCGGTGGTGGGGCCGCATGACGTTCACCGAACAGCAGCGGTTCATCAAACTGCTGCTGAGGATTATTCGCGGCAAGTTGACCGACTTCGGAATCCCCAAGCCGGATCACAAGCTGTTCGCCGGACCACTCACGATCTCCGACGAACTCCTCAGTCGGATCAGCCACGGCGATATCGTGGTCAAGCCCGCCATCAAGCGGTTCGACGGTTCCACGGTGCGGTTCGCCGACGGCACGAGCGAAGAGGTGGACACGGTCATCTACTGCACCGGGTACCGCATCTCGTTCCCGTTCCTGCCCGCTGACTGCGCTTTCACCAGCACCGGCCGGGTCGGGCTCTACCAGCGGGTCGTGGCACCGCGGCACACCGGGCTCTACTTCGCCGGACTGCTCAAGCCGGTCGGCTCCATCACCCGACTCGTGGAAATGCAGGCGAAGTGGATAGCCGACCTGGTCCAGGGAAAGGCCGTGCTGCCGCCCGCCGACGTCATGGAGGCGGAAGTGGAAAAGCACCTGTCGGAGACCGCGGGCCGGTACGGCACGACGGCCCAGGACTCCATCCAGGTGGACGTCACACCCTACTTGGACGCGATCAAGCGGGAACGCACGCGGCATTCGCACGTGCGGATGCCCGAGCGGGCATGACGCGGGCGTGACGGAATGCCCCGCCACCTCGGTGGCGGGGCTCCGGGCTGTATCAGGCCATCGCGTCGAGGCGCGCCATGGCGTGCTCGATGATGCCGACGAGGACCGCCTTGCTCGATTCCCGATTCCGCACGTCGCACAGGACGACCGGGATCGCGCGGTCGAGGTCGAGCGCGCGCCGCACTTCGTCGATCCCGTACTTGTGTGCGCTCTCGAAGCAATTCACCGCGACGATGAACGGGATGTCGCGGCGCTCGAAGAAGTCGATCGACGGGAAGCTGCTGTCGAGCCTGCGGGTGTCCACCAGCACGACGGCCCCGATGGCGCCCTGCGCGAGCTCGTCCCACATGAACCAGAAGCGACCCTGCCCCGGCGTGCCGAACAGGTACAGCACGATCTCGGGGCTGATCGTGATGCGGCCGAAGTCGAGCGCGACCGTGGTCGTGGTCTTGCCCTCGACCCCCGCGAGGTCGTCGACGCCGACGCTCGCCTCGGTCAGCAGCTCCTCGGTCTGCAGCGGCGCGATCTCGCTGACCGACTTCACCATCGTCGTCTTGCCGGTACCGAAGCCCCCGGCGATGACGATCTTCACCGGGGTGGGAACGAGCAGCTCGCCGCCCGGCCGCTCAGATTCCACGGACGCCATCCAGCACCGCCTGAAGTAGGTTCCGATCCGGGACTTCCGCGATCCTCGCCGGATCGCGGATGACGACATCACCGCGTTGGATGAGGTCGCTCAGCAACACCTTCACCACGACGAGCGGCACGTCGAGGTAAGCGGCGACTTCGGCGACGGACAGCGGTCGCCTGCACAGCTCCATGATCTCCATGTGCTCCACCGAGAGCGACTCGGGGTCGCTCGCGGAGGGCATCGCCCGCACCTGGGTGACCAGGTGCAGCTCGGCGGTCACGGGACGGGTGCGGCCGCGCACCATGGCGTACGGGCGCACCAGGGGGCCCGCCGCCTCGTCGTACCACCAGTCGCCGCCGCCGCTCATCACGACGACCTGCGTGCCGACGGCAGTGGCGGCGCGGTCTCGGCCCGTGGCGCCGACGACAGGTAGGTGCCGACGCGCTTCACGAGCATGTTCATCTCGTAGGCGATCATGCCCATGTCCGCGTCCTCCTCGCCGAGCACGGCGAGGCAGGCGCCGTGGCCCGCCGCCGTGACGAACAGGTAGGCGTGCTCCATCTCCACGATGGTCTGCCGGACCTGCCCGCCGCCGAACTGCCGTCCGGTGCCCCTGGCGAGGCTCTGGAAGGCCGAGGCCATCGCCGACAGGTGGTCCGAGTCGTCCTTGGAGAGCCCTGGCGAGCGGCCGAGCAGGAGCCCGTCGGCGGAGAGGACCACCGCGTGCCGTGCACCGACCACGCGGCCGACCAGGTCCTCCAGCAACCAGTTCAGTTCGTTGTGCGGGGTGTTGATGTCCTTCATGTGGAGATTGCCCCTTCCAGGCTCACGTCATCCACGACGAATCACGATTCGAGGGCGTTGTCGCCGCGACGTGCCTCGCGCGCACCCTGTTGGAAAGCCGACAGGCCCTTGCGAGTGCGTTCCGCGGACCGCTCCATGTCCGCCTCCGCGAGGGGGGCGGGCGGCGGAGCGGTGGCGTAGGGGTCGTCCTGCGCCAGCTGCGGTGCGAGGTTCTGCTGTCGCCTTCTGCGCGGGAGTTCGGGCCGGTCGTTCGGCACGGGCCGGTCGCCGCCCGCCACTTCGTCGAGGTTCACGACACCTGTGGCCTCCGGATCGTCCACCGGCCACTGGGTGTCCTTCGGCCGTGATGGCAGTTCGACCTGCCCGATCATCCTCGATCGTGTCGGTCCTGGGTCGGGATGACCGGCGACGTCCGTCTCGGCCTTCGCCCAGAAGTCGTCCACTCCACTGGAAAAGTCGCTGGTCGCTCCGGGAAACCTGGCGTCCTCCGCCGAGCCCGAGCCCCCCTGCAGGGCCGCGGGTGCGCCGGTGGCGGCCGCGACCGCCTCCGGGACGGGTCGCCTGCCGACCTCCGTGGAGTCGGCCGAGTCGGACAGGGAGGCCGATCCGGCGACGATCTCGCTCGGGATCAGCACGAGCGCGAGCGTGCCGCCGTAGAGCGACTCCCGCAGCTCCACCCGGATGCCGCGGCGGTCCGCGAGCCGGGCGACCACGAAGAGGCCGAGGCGGGACTCGCCGCGCAGCGACATGGCGTCGAACTCGGGCGGGTTGGCGAGCATCTTGTTCGAGCGCGCCCGGTCGTCCGGGTTCATGCCGAGGCCGTGGTCCTCGATCTCCACGACGATGCCCTGGGGCACCTGGCTGCTGTGCACCTGCACCTGGGAGCGGGGCGAGGAGAACGCCGTGGCGTTGTCGACCAGCTCGGCGATGAGGTGGATGGTGTCGGCCACGGCCGCGCCCACGAGCGCGGTCTCCGGCACGGGGTTCACCTTGACCCGGACGTACTGCTCGGTCTCGGCGACACCGGCGCGCAGGATGTCGATCATGCGGACCGGCTTGCGCCACTGCCGTCCCGGCTGCTCACCGGCGAGGATGATCAGGTTCTCGGCGTTGCGGCGGGCACGGGTCGCGAGGTGGTCGAGCTGGAACAGCGCGTCGAGCTGCTCCGGGTTCTCCTCCTCGCGCTCCAGCTTGTCGAGGATCTTCAGCTGGCGGTGCACGAGGCCCTGGTTGCGGTGGGCGATGTCGAGGAACACGCGGTTCACACCGTCGCGGACCTGGCTCTCCTTCACCGCCGCGGCGACCGCGGTGAACTGGGCTGCGTTGAACGCGTCGGCCACCTGGCCGATCTCGTCCTTGCCGTAGTCGAGCAGCGGGACCTCGGCCTCCACGTCGACGTGCTCGCCCTTGCGCAGGCGTTCGACGATGCTCGGCAGCCGTTCGTGCGCGAGCTGGAGCGAGTCCTTCTTCAAGTCGATCAAGCGCGTGACCAAGGCCTTGTTCACCAGGCGATGGGAGATCCGCACGGCAAGCATGATGCCACCCAGGACGACGATCAGGGCGACGAGACTGCCGATGATCACCGAGAGGAATTTGCTGTTGCCGTTCGAGAGGCCCACGTCGGAGGCCGCGGAGGCCTGCGTGACGGCGAGCGACACGAGCCCCTCGGACACCGGGGCGATCAGGGACTGCCACTCGGACAGCTCCACCCGCGCCGACGGCGACCCGACCAGCCGGTCCTCCGCGGCGTTCAGCCTGCGCCAGGAGTCCGTCGCCTCGAGGTCCGCGTACATCTGCTGCACCCGCGGCTCGGCGAACGGCATCGTCGACACGAGCGACGAGTGGTAGGAGCCGATGAGGTGCGCGAACTCCAGGTGGTCGGCGTCCGACAGCTCACCCGCGGTCAGACCGCCCGAGGCGATGGACGAGGCGCGCGACATCCAGTCCGCCGCGCGGAACAGCTCGGTCGCGTTCAGACCGCCCTGACCGGCCTCGTTGTCCGGCACGATCCGGGCCTGGGTGCCGAACAGCGCGGTGCCCGCGTCGATCACGCCGTTGTAGTAGGTGTAGATGTCGTTCTTGGCG
This window contains:
- a CDS encoding ATP/GTP-binding protein; the encoded protein is MASVESERPGGELLVPTPVKIVIAGGFGTGKTTMVKSVSEIAPLQTEELLTEASVGVDDLAGVEGKTTTTVALDFGRITISPEIVLYLFGTPGQGRFWFMWDELAQGAIGAVVLVDTRRLDSSFPSIDFFERRDIPFIVAVNCFESAHKYGIDEVRRALDLDRAIPVVLCDVRNRESSKAVLVGIIEHAMARLDAMA
- a CDS encoding nitrate- and nitrite sensing domain-containing protein; the protein is MILLVMWLAFSSYTVFDGFYIRAVASSVKDASIPAVNTFVAIQRERQLAMTALSETSPDLEPLRAQQRQVDQAVTTMKTAFDELTSSAPPEVNDRISRLNATLGELQQRRAQVEAGKVAKNDIYTYYNGVIDAGTALFGTQARIVPDNEAGQGGLNATELFRAADWMSRASSIASGGLTAGELSDADHLEFAHLIGSYHSSLVSTMPFAEPRVQQMYADLEATDSWRRLNAAEDRLVGSPSARVELSEWQSLIAPVSEGLVSLAVTQASAASDVGLSNGNSKFLSVIIGSLVALIVVLGGIMLAVRISHRLVNKALVTRLIDLKKDSLQLAHERLPSIVERLRKGEHVDVEAEVPLLDYGKDEIGQVADAFNAAQFTAVAAAVKESQVRDGVNRVFLDIAHRNQGLVHRQLKILDKLEREEENPEQLDALFQLDHLATRARRNAENLIILAGEQPGRQWRKPVRMIDILRAGVAETEQYVRVKVNPVPETALVGAAVADTIHLIAELVDNATAFSSPRSQVQVHSSQVPQGIVVEIEDHGLGMNPDDRARSNKMLANPPEFDAMSLRGESRLGLFVVARLADRRGIRVELRESLYGGTLALVLIPSEIVAGSASLSDSADSTEVGRRPVPEAVAAATGAPAALQGGSGSAEDARFPGATSDFSSGVDDFWAKAETDVAGHPDPGPTRSRMIGQVELPSRPKDTQWPVDDPEATGVVNLDEVAGGDRPVPNDRPELPRRRRQQNLAPQLAQDDPYATAPPPAPLAEADMERSAERTRKGLSAFQQGAREARRGDNALES
- a CDS encoding FAD-dependent oxidoreductase codes for the protein MTKEKESQYSEQPIVDHVCVIGAGISGLAVARTLRRRNVSFVCVDRTGGVGGIWRQPSTGEPWPGYRSLHLNTSQKITAFADVPMPTDYPLHPRHDQIRDYLASYAEAHDLIGHMEFDTDVVSVERQKNSTWEVVTVDRATGLEKRRTFGHVVVATGHQWDPVRPGPDIPGFDSFPGEQLHAIDYSTPFEHLDKRVAVVGFGNSAADLSVELSRLAKKTILSFRRSLHVVPKTLMGIPIDEIATSRWWGRMTFTEQQRFIKLLLRIIRGKLTDFGIPKPDHKLFAGPLTISDELLSRISHGDIVVKPAIKRFDGSTVRFADGTSEEVDTVIYCTGYRISFPFLPADCAFTSTGRVGLYQRVVAPRHTGLYFAGLLKPVGSITRLVEMQAKWIADLVQGKAVLPPADVMEAEVEKHLSETAGRYGTTAQDSIQVDVTPYLDAIKRERTRHSHVRMPERA
- a CDS encoding DUF742 domain-containing protein codes for the protein MSGGGDWWYDEAAGPLVRPYAMVRGRTRPVTAELHLVTQVRAMPSASDPESLSVEHMEIMELCRRPLSVAEVAAYLDVPLVVVKVLLSDLIQRGDVVIRDPARIAEVPDRNLLQAVLDGVRGI
- a CDS encoding tryptophan dimethylallyltransferase family protein, whose protein sequence is MSSRATVIGAAQRDGLFSVSTISYTRFVVDTWMALCSGLGYPPEIAAQAVGELEFATAGWGANLIGPQRRYPSYVSRDGFPVEFSVSWRGGEPEVRVLFESLGPALTPASCQAAGQALTRSLAGRPGVSIDGYSSIEDLFVVDAPAPYRPTVWHSIAWRPGTAPRYKVYLNPQAQGVDRAAEVVGEAMARLGMAHAWAPVALQSRSLADDGHELEFFALDLAPDREARAKVYFRHPAMELVELNRVASFAAAHDPDRATTAFRAVYGEDTTRVENSPMTCLSFRAGGHGAAEANVYLRLPRNSPSDAESSRRITDVMRGEGVAPEPYLAMLDALAPRSLDGSVGLQELLAFRTAGRPRADLCVYLRCSVYATSVDTRHV
- a CDS encoding roadblock/LC7 domain-containing protein, with translation MKDINTPHNELNWLLEDLVGRVVGARHAVVLSADGLLLGRSPGLSKDDSDHLSAMASAFQSLARGTGRQFGGGQVRQTIVEMEHAYLFVTAAGHGACLAVLGEEDADMGMIAYEMNMLVKRVGTYLSSAPRAETAPPLPSARRSS